From a region of the Desmodus rotundus isolate HL8 chromosome 7, HLdesRot8A.1, whole genome shotgun sequence genome:
- the DTD2 gene encoding D-aminoacyl-tRNA deacylase 2, protein MAESGRTPQARALLQQCLHARLQVRPAEGDTAAQWVEVQKGLVIYVCFFKGADKELLPKMVSTLLNVKLSETENGKHVSILDLPGNILIIPQATLGGKVKGRNMQYHSNSGKEEGLELYSQFVTLCEKELAANSKCAEAGVVVEHGTYGNRQVLKLDTNGPFTHLIEF, encoded by the exons ATGGCTGAAAGCGGCCGGACACCTCAGGCCCGGGCGCTCCTGCAGCAGTGCCTGCACGCCCGGCTGCAAGTGCGCCCTGCGGAGGGGGACACCGCGGCCCAGTGGGTGGAG GTTCAGAAAGGATTAGTGATCTACGTGTGCTTTTTCAAGGGAGCTGATAAGGAACTTCTTCCCAAAATGG TTAGTACACTGTTAAATGTGAAATTAAGTGAAACAGAAAACGGCAAGCACGTCTCTATATTGGATCTACCTGGCAACATTCTGATTATCCCTCAAGCCACCCTTGGAGggaaagtaaaaggaagaaacatgCAGTATCACTCTAACTCTGGAAAAGAAGAAGGGTTAGAACTTTATTCCCAATTTGTGACTTTATGTGAAAAAGAATTAGCTGCTAACAGCAAGTGTGCGGAAGCTGGGGTTGTGGTGGAACATGGCACTTATGGGAACAGGCAGGTGTTAAAGTTGGATACCAATGGACCATTCACACACCTGAttgagttttga